A genomic region of Zea mays cultivar B73 chromosome 6, Zm-B73-REFERENCE-NAM-5.0, whole genome shotgun sequence contains the following coding sequences:
- the LOC100283074 gene encoding rad1-like protein — translation MSSSTPGRDDDAPDLVCQIDCVHGMVDALSSVRWKRHQDAVMELSEHGIVLSVEESGCLQAKVFLKRELFVEYDYAGDGRQRFGLSLGLFVDCLNIFSSPGHASAVEIRYPGPDMQLLLKSVGSADACLYAEIRTRIPDTVSWDYHFEHAGNSPVSFTVKSAVLKETIDDLEWPGSSIQIRMQPDPPTVILKGEGHGDLQTEFPYYANTDLLIVFQCEHEVSHRYKYKFLRATTSNIPSSAVKENRRTKVSIGRGGMLKVQHLVSLARPGMPYFRSIGGGNEQTSRIAHIEFFVKPEEDDNGA, via the exons ATGAGCTCGTCGACGCCCGGCCGCGACGACGACGCGCCGGACCTCGTCTGCCAGATCGACTGCGTCCACGGCATGGTGGACGCGCTCTCCTCGGTCCGCTGGAAGCGCCACCAG GACGCGGTGATGGAGCTGTCGGAGCACGGGATCGTTCTCTCCGTAGAGGAGAGCGGTTGTCTCCAGGCCAAGGTCTTCCTCAAGCGCGAG CTGTTCGTAGAGTACGACTATGCGGGGGACGGGAGGCAGCGGTTCGGCCTCAGCCTGGGTCTCTTCGTCGACTGCCTCAACATCTTCTCATCGCCAGGCCACGCGTCCGCCGTCGAGATCCGTTACCCTGGCCCCGACATGCAGCTTCTCCTCAA GTCTGTGGGCTCTGCTGATGCATGCCTGTACGCAGAAATCAGAACCAGAATTCCAGACACAGTCTCCTGGGATTACCATTTTGAGCATGCTGGGAATAGTCCAGTCAGTTTTACCGTCAAG TCCGCCGTCCTGAAAGAAACGATCGACGACCTCGAATGGCCAGGTTCCAGCATCCAGATTCGAATGCAACCAGATCCTCCAACGGTTATACTGAAAGGCGAAGGTCATGGCGACTTGCAG ACCGAATTCCCCTACTATGCAAACACCGACCTCCTAATCGTGTTCCAATGCGAGCACGAAGTGTCACACAG GTACAAATACAAGTTCCTCCGAGCGACCACCTCGAACATCCCCAGCAGTGCCGTGAAGGAGAACCGCAGGACCAAGGTCTCGATCGGGAGGGGAGGGATGCTGAAGGTCCAGCACCTGGTGTCGCTTGCCAGGCCAGGCATGCCGTACTTCCGTAGCATTGGTGGAGGGAACGAGCAGACGAGCCGGATCGCGCATATAGAGTTCTTCGTGAAGCCCGAAGAAGACGATAACGGTGCCTAG